The Metabacillus schmidteae nucleotide sequence ATCGAAAAATTCCGGATTTTCGACTGCCTATTTAATTTTTCTTCTCTATTCATATTATGTCTTCACTCCTACATAGCTTACAAGTACACTATTTCCCATTATATCAACTGATATATCAACATTCAATGGATAAAAGTACAGGTAATGGATAAACAACCATGATCAATTAGAAAAACTTCGCTTATCGTCAAGTCATAATAGCGAAAACCTTAGCTTTTCTTATACTAACTTCTATAAAATCTTATGCTTTTTGATAGTACAAAAAAAACTGTCAAAAGATACAATATATAATGTACTCTTCTGACAGCTCTTTCTTTATAAATTGAAGATACGAATCATCCATCCATTACCTCTGTTATCATTTTAAGCAATGAGGAAACACCATTGCTAACGATATTGGCCAATTGTTTACCTAATTGAGAGAATATATTAAAAGCTTCAATTTGTTCTAACTGTTCTTGTTTTTTTTGGAGGTCCTGGCTCGTTACCTCATTCCCCAGGATTGAAGCTTCTATGTCACCCGTCTGGTCACTATCAATCTGGAAAGCACCTTGAAAATCAGGATCATTGTAGCCCTTCATTTTAATCATCCCTTGATTAGCCTGTTGCATTCCTATTAGGACCCCAAAAAGTAGAACTGAACAAAGAATAAAGCTTTTAAACATAAATTTAACCATGTTGCTTCCCTCACAATTAGTTTACTTATTTTCAGTCGGAGTGTCTCCGTTCACCTTTTCTGCTTGCCAGTAGTATTCACTAAAAATATCTGCCACTGCTGCCACTGTATTTTTTAATTCGTCCAAGTTATTATCTACTCCACCAAATTCGAGGAGCATTGCGTTATTCGATAAATCCTGATTATAAACACCATTGTAGCCTTTACCACCCTGTTCAAAAATACCTCTACTTAAACCAGGATATTTTTTTTGCAGTAGTTCATGAAGATCTTTCGCAAGCTGTTCATTTTTTTCCGCTGTAGGATTGTCTCCACCTATAACAAAAGCAAGCTTCGCATATGATTTGTCTCCAATTTTTATTGTGGTGACACCCTTTCTTTGAGAATCACGGTGAATGTCTATCATATACGTTAGATCTTGATTAGTAGCCATTGCACTTTGAACAACTGGACGAGAAGCTGTATAAGACTTTGCGTAATTCCAGCCTTTTTGTTTCAAATTATTTTGTATATCAGTTGTTTCCACTTGGCTTCCTATTCCTTCTCCTTGTAGGGCATTTCCTAATAGCTCACTCACCATTGTTACATTTGCCTTGGAATGAATTGCCCGATTTGGATCATCCTCACCCTCTAAGAGCGGAAGATAGGATTCAGTATTATGCGTGTTATAGATATACACCACTTTTTTGTCACCTGTAGATAATGCAGGAGGAGCTTTAGGCTCACCATCATCTGAATTCACAACATCATTTTTATCGATTGAAGCTTCTCTTTCTTCTAATAACACTTCAGTTGGCGGTGGTGATTCGTACGGCATATTCGTATAGTTTGTCCCATCTCCAGCAACAACAATTTCACTATCAAAGAGGGAAAAACCCGGCAACTCCCTACCTAATAGACTACGTGGATCATCTGGGTTAATGCTTGTCGCCACTTTTAACATAATGGAAGAAAGCTCTACCGGCTCAACTTTCTCAGGCATCGCAGAAACAAAATAACGGTTTTCCGCTCCTAGTAATTGCAGGAATGCCTCACTATTAATATGTTTGGTTAAATCACGGATTGATGAAGAAGTTAATCGATACTCCGGCTTTAAAGATGTTAAAACACCGGAA carries:
- a CDS encoding YqxA family protein; this translates as MVKFMFKSFILCSVLLFGVLIGMQQANQGMIKMKGYNDPDFQGAFQIDSDQTGDIEASILGNEVTSQDLQKKQEQLEQIEAFNIFSQLGKQLANIVSNGVSSLLKMITEVMDG
- the spoIIP gene encoding stage II sporulation protein P, coding for MKRTTTRRNMIVTLNGTSIKKGIVISFIALVMTFLLSGVLTSLKPEYRLTSSSIRDLTKHINSEAFLQLLGAENRYFVSAMPEKVEPVELSSIMLKVATSINPDDPRSLLGRELPGFSLFDSEIVVAGDGTNYTNMPYESPPPTEVLLEEREASIDKNDVVNSDDGEPKAPPALSTGDKKVVYIYNTHNTESYLPLLEGEDDPNRAIHSKANVTMVSELLGNALQGEGIGSQVETTDIQNNLKQKGWNYAKSYTASRPVVQSAMATNQDLTYMIDIHRDSQRKGVTTIKIGDKSYAKLAFVIGGDNPTAEKNEQLAKDLHELLQKKYPGLSRGIFEQGGKGYNGVYNQDLSNNAMLLEFGGVDNNLDELKNTVAAVADIFSEYYWQAEKVNGDTPTENK